A genomic window from Onychostoma macrolepis isolate SWU-2019 chromosome 22, ASM1243209v1, whole genome shotgun sequence includes:
- the atcaya gene encoding caytaxin isoform X2 has translation MDSSCALNEGRTSPPNSLLIGGAGGGGAHRKRRTLVAPDMNLSLDQSEGSLLSDDFLDTPDDLDINVDDIETPDETDSLEFITNGNDLEWEDDTPVASAKAPPADSDADGEGVDGTGVNGRLWRTVIIGEQEHRIDMQVIRPYLRVISHGGYYGEGLNAIIVFTACYLPESSCPDYHYLMENLFLYVVSSLEMLVAEDYLIIYMNGGTPRSKMPGISWLKKCYQMIDRRLRKNLKSLIITHPSWFIRTVIAISKPFISVKFMNKIRYVHSLEELEKIVPMDHIQIPECILQFEEERINARKERMEQEQKEQQHQEQQQKPVNPERTTAIEEPGL, from the exons ATGGACTCTTCCTGCGCCCTGAACGAGGGGAGGACTT CTCCCCCAAACTCTCTCCTCATTGGTGGAGCTGGAGGGGGCGGAGCTCACCGGAAGCGTCGCACGCTGGTGGCCCCAGATATGAACTTGTCGTTGGACCAGAGCGAAGGGTCCTTGCTCTCCGATGACTTCCTGGATACACCTGATGATCTGGATATTAACGTGGATGATATTGAGACGCCCGATGAGACGGATTCGCTTGAGTTCATTACCAACGGCAACGACCTGGAGTGGGAGG ATGACACACCCGTCGCCTCGGCCAAAGCGCCCCCTGCTGACAGCGACGCTGATGGAGAAGGTGTGGATGGGACGGGTGTCAACGGCCGATTATGGAGGACCGTGATCATTGGCGAACAGGAACATCGGATCGATATGCAGGTCATACGGCCCTATCTGCGCGTCATATCGCATGGAG GTTACTATGGCGAGGGCTTGAACGCCATCATTGTGTTCACGGCGTGTTACCTTCCTGAGAGCAGCTGCCCAGATTACCATTACCTGATGGAAAACCTCTTCCT GTATGTGGTGAGCAGTCTGGAGATGCTGGTGGCGGAGGATTACCTGATCATATACATGAACGGAGGAACGCCGCGGAGCAAGATGCCCGGCATTAGCTGGCTCAAGAAGTGCTATCAGATGATCGACAGAAG ACTGAGGAAAAACCTGAAATCTCTGATCATCACTCATCCATCCTGGTTCATCCGGACAGTCATCGCAATTTCCAAACCTTTCATCAG TGTGAAGTTCATGAATAAGATCCGTTATGTGCACAGTCTGGAAGAGCTGGAAAAGATTGTTCCTATGGATCATATCCAGATCCCAGAGTGTATCTTACA atttgaagagGAAAGAATAAATGCTAGAAAAGAGAG AATGGAGCAGGAACAGAAAGAGCAACAGCATCAAGAACAACAACAGAAGCCCGTCAATCCAGAGAG GACAACAGCGATCGAAGAACCTGGACTCTGA
- the atcaya gene encoding caytaxin isoform X1 gives MGSVDFGPLMEIIEVRDEWLDDDFPRPLPAEGDMDSSCALNEGRTSPPNSLLIGGAGGGGAHRKRRTLVAPDMNLSLDQSEGSLLSDDFLDTPDDLDINVDDIETPDETDSLEFITNGNDLEWEDDTPVASAKAPPADSDADGEGVDGTGVNGRLWRTVIIGEQEHRIDMQVIRPYLRVISHGGYYGEGLNAIIVFTACYLPESSCPDYHYLMENLFLYVVSSLEMLVAEDYLIIYMNGGTPRSKMPGISWLKKCYQMIDRRLRKNLKSLIITHPSWFIRTVIAISKPFISVKFMNKIRYVHSLEELEKIVPMDHIQIPECILQFEEERINARKERMEQEQKEQQHQEQQQKPVNPERTTAIEEPGL, from the exons ATGGGCAGCGTTGACTTCGGTCCTCTGATGGAGATCATAGAGGTGAGAGACGAATGGCTGGATGATGATTTTCCCAG GCCACTTCCTGCGGAGGGTGACATGGACTCTTCCTGCGCCCTGAACGAGGGGAGGACTT CTCCCCCAAACTCTCTCCTCATTGGTGGAGCTGGAGGGGGCGGAGCTCACCGGAAGCGTCGCACGCTGGTGGCCCCAGATATGAACTTGTCGTTGGACCAGAGCGAAGGGTCCTTGCTCTCCGATGACTTCCTGGATACACCTGATGATCTGGATATTAACGTGGATGATATTGAGACGCCCGATGAGACGGATTCGCTTGAGTTCATTACCAACGGCAACGACCTGGAGTGGGAGG ATGACACACCCGTCGCCTCGGCCAAAGCGCCCCCTGCTGACAGCGACGCTGATGGAGAAGGTGTGGATGGGACGGGTGTCAACGGCCGATTATGGAGGACCGTGATCATTGGCGAACAGGAACATCGGATCGATATGCAGGTCATACGGCCCTATCTGCGCGTCATATCGCATGGAG GTTACTATGGCGAGGGCTTGAACGCCATCATTGTGTTCACGGCGTGTTACCTTCCTGAGAGCAGCTGCCCAGATTACCATTACCTGATGGAAAACCTCTTCCT GTATGTGGTGAGCAGTCTGGAGATGCTGGTGGCGGAGGATTACCTGATCATATACATGAACGGAGGAACGCCGCGGAGCAAGATGCCCGGCATTAGCTGGCTCAAGAAGTGCTATCAGATGATCGACAGAAG ACTGAGGAAAAACCTGAAATCTCTGATCATCACTCATCCATCCTGGTTCATCCGGACAGTCATCGCAATTTCCAAACCTTTCATCAG TGTGAAGTTCATGAATAAGATCCGTTATGTGCACAGTCTGGAAGAGCTGGAAAAGATTGTTCCTATGGATCATATCCAGATCCCAGAGTGTATCTTACA atttgaagagGAAAGAATAAATGCTAGAAAAGAGAG AATGGAGCAGGAACAGAAAGAGCAACAGCATCAAGAACAACAACAGAAGCCCGTCAATCCAGAGAG GACAACAGCGATCGAAGAACCTGGACTCTGA